CACTCTACATCCCAAAGTGCTGAGTTTTTCGTTGTTGTAAGTTTTTTTGGCGTCTGTTATTTGTATAGTGCTTTTTAATAACAATACACGAGGGAATTTTTATGGCGAAGACATTTGTTTTAGACACTAACGTATTACTTCACGACCCTACAGCTTTGGAGCAATTTCCTGGCGGTAACATTGTCCTTCCTCTTTTTATTTTGGAGGAGTTGGATTCCATGAAGAAGGTCCCTACCGATCTTGGCCAAAATGCTCGCAGTGTCATTAGGATGCTTGACGATTTATCGAGGGCAGGAAAGGGCAATCTCCGCGAAGGCATCACTCTTGACCATGGTGGTACAGTGAAGATTTTCCTTGAGACGAAGTCCGACAAAGGCACGATTTTCAGTATTCCAAAGAAGCAGAATCAGATAATCATGGCTGCCGATCTTCTTCGCGAGCGTGGTGAGCATGTTATTTTTGTTTCCAAGGATTTTGCTGCTCGCGTAAAAGCCGAAGCTCTTGGTCTCGAAGCTGAAGACTATGAAAACCTAAAGGCTTCGTACGACAC
The Waddliaceae bacterium DNA segment above includes these coding regions:
- a CDS encoding PhoH family protein; translation: MAKTFVLDTNVLLHDPTALEQFPGGNIVLPLFILEELDSMKKVPTDLGQNARSVIRMLDDLSRAGKGNLREGITLDHGGTVKIFLETKSDKGTIFSIPKKQNQIIMAADLLRERGEHVIFVSKDFAARVKAEALGLEAEDYENLKASYDTIYRGLREVEVSKEELEAFFHDGFLPFADKELHANEFCSLCTPEKKSNVVGRYDSKAEKLVPIVTPEKDIWGIKPLNTEQQCALDLLLRDDVNLVTLVGPAGTGKT